A single Aneurinibacillus migulanus DNA region contains:
- a CDS encoding XkdQ/YqbQ family protein, with translation MIDVFLVTKQGMYDIPVESVTWKGSKFNAARSVEVVLPTVRRGYLDTIFPENGEGIVFKWKGKELFQGTVFSNKDMRSGMGKVVAYDKLIYLLRSKDSRIISKKKASDVVKTFCTELGLPTGNIVDTKFVVPSHVMDGDSYYDTIVRYLIETHKRTGVKYYLYSQGGKIHLIKRVENPHKWILENGTNIMDWTYERSIDHDGFATKVKLQAGEEKETIIAVAEDKVARGEWGLIQHFERVPDKLNKSQLQAKANQMIKNKAKEEVIFNMDAIGIPDAISGGSCYVIVGELGIAKGYYIDEDTHSFQGNKHTMSLKLEETDDLPPVEGVVPYEPRKETRRKGSTSYKSGSRVSDKGDGYNTSAAKWVRDNVGKYGLKVTSAKRTKAHNDKVGGSKTSKHLLGRAYDVAGPVAKMDAFAAAARASGLFNHVLWRVKGHFDHVHLDW, from the coding sequence ATGATCGATGTATTTTTGGTCACCAAACAAGGCATGTATGACATTCCAGTCGAGTCTGTGACATGGAAAGGCAGCAAGTTCAATGCAGCTCGTTCGGTTGAAGTGGTACTACCTACGGTCCGGCGCGGATATCTCGATACAATCTTCCCTGAAAACGGAGAAGGAATTGTGTTCAAGTGGAAGGGGAAGGAACTGTTTCAAGGAACAGTATTCAGTAATAAAGACATGCGTAGCGGTATGGGGAAAGTAGTAGCTTATGACAAACTTATCTATCTACTAAGAAGTAAGGATTCTCGCATCATATCAAAAAAGAAAGCATCAGATGTGGTGAAGACTTTTTGTACAGAGCTTGGATTACCAACCGGGAACATTGTAGATACAAAGTTTGTTGTGCCTTCTCATGTGATGGATGGGGATTCTTATTACGACACTATTGTCCGGTATCTTATCGAAACCCACAAACGCACTGGAGTTAAATATTATCTTTATTCGCAAGGCGGGAAAATCCATCTGATAAAGCGTGTAGAAAATCCGCATAAATGGATATTAGAGAACGGCACGAATATCATGGATTGGACATATGAACGCTCAATTGATCATGATGGATTTGCTACAAAAGTGAAATTACAGGCAGGAGAGGAAAAAGAAACGATTATAGCAGTTGCAGAAGACAAAGTCGCTCGTGGAGAATGGGGATTGATTCAGCATTTCGAACGTGTACCAGACAAACTCAACAAATCCCAACTGCAGGCCAAAGCCAATCAAATGATTAAGAACAAAGCCAAAGAAGAGGTCATCTTTAACATGGACGCGATTGGTATACCCGATGCAATTAGCGGCGGATCATGCTATGTCATAGTGGGAGAGCTAGGTATCGCTAAAGGATACTACATTGATGAGGACACACACTCATTTCAAGGGAATAAACATACAATGTCGTTAAAACTAGAAGAAACTGACGATCTTCCGCCGGTCGAAGGGGTTGTGCCTTACGAGCCACGAAAAGAAACGCGGAGAAAGGGCAGTACCAGCTATAAAAGTGGAAGTCGAGTTAGCGACAAAGGCGATGGGTATAACACATCTGCAGCCAAGTGGGTCCGTGATAACGTTGGTAAGTACGGCTTAAAAGTTACATCAGCCAAACGGACTAAGGCGCATAATGATAAAGTTGGCGGGTCAAAAACAAGCAAACATCTATTAGGACGAGCCTACGATGTAGCAGGGCCGGTAGCAAAGATGGACGCTTTTGCGGCAGCGGCACGGGCATCAGGGTTGTTTAACCATGTGTTATGGCGTGTAAAAGGACACTTTGACCATGTCCATCTCGACTGGTAA
- a CDS encoding DUF2577 family protein: protein MSFNEKTKQMLQRYANQQKEHIHGTAEAAIQSGMQQMEGVVLTPPPNLTVKVQNNDKMILLPELLTVAEHLTRHERIVTLEHIEATIRNLGDGEGKDLVTGDGKIFTQTDEREAPHNDISSFKYECIKLQFEDVLKAGDKVLVQTYNGGQKFHIACKLVSYGGDDQ, encoded by the coding sequence ATGTCATTCAATGAAAAAACCAAACAAATGTTACAGCGATATGCAAACCAACAAAAAGAACATATACACGGTACAGCAGAAGCGGCTATACAAAGCGGGATGCAACAGATGGAAGGTGTAGTGTTGACGCCTCCACCTAATCTAACTGTTAAGGTACAAAACAATGACAAAATGATTCTATTACCAGAACTTCTAACAGTTGCCGAACATTTAACACGACATGAGCGCATCGTCACACTTGAACACATAGAAGCCACAATACGAAATTTAGGTGACGGGGAAGGTAAAGACCTTGTGACAGGAGATGGGAAGATATTTACACAAACTGACGAGCGTGAAGCGCCACATAACGATATATCTTCATTCAAGTATGAGTGCATCAAGCTTCAATTCGAAGATGTGTTAAAAGCAGGTGATAAGGTGCTTGTGCAAACCTATAATGGCGGTCAGAAATTCCATATTGCTTGTAAACTAGTTTCCTATGGAGGGGATGATCAATGA
- a CDS encoding DUF2634 domain-containing protein yields the protein MITPDITIPDIVEGERQPSRNYKLDFTTGRISGFIDEREAIEQFIIKAIRTARFRFIIYSDDEGCELEDLIGKDLSWPLFQSECTRVITEAIIYDDRIDNVYEFEYRREDDNVYVDFTVDTVEGTLNISVPIQGARY from the coding sequence ATGATTACACCGGACATTACCATACCGGATATTGTAGAAGGAGAACGTCAGCCATCACGTAATTATAAACTAGATTTCACCACAGGTCGTATATCTGGATTTATAGATGAGCGTGAAGCAATCGAACAATTTATTATAAAAGCAATACGAACAGCACGTTTTCGTTTTATCATCTATTCTGATGATGAAGGATGCGAGTTAGAGGACTTAATTGGAAAAGACTTATCGTGGCCATTATTTCAATCAGAATGCACACGAGTCATAACCGAGGCGATTATATACGATGATCGGATTGATAATGTATATGAATTTGAGTATCGTCGTGAAGATGATAATGTATACGTTGATTTTACTGTAGATACAGTGGAGGGAACATTAAATATTTCTGTACCGATACAAGGGGCCAGATATTAG
- a CDS encoding baseplate J/gp47 family protein, with product MSRYEDKTFENLLQQSLDEIPDDIDKRPVSSIVYDAIAPFSMRLEEAYVELDNMTDLLFPDTATGEYLDKIVAEEGVTRKLATQTIRHVQLTGTGVVRAGGLLTIDDRFFEFVEDASVPCITAIRALEYGAIIPDETKPVIVVDTVDGLQTITLVSHAENRDGVDTEDDESLRARYFIETKKSPGSGNVDDYEKWTLEVTGVGRVIVLPLWNGRGTVKLVILDSNGNPASEKLCEDVKQYIDPIDGEGQGKAPIGATVTVVPAIAVNVDVEANIELDGTRNITDITQDVTNELKTYFSELKLVSGGEITYNRVGSIIIETDGVHNYRNLTLNGDTSDIPLSKEQVHTLGTVTLNAV from the coding sequence ATGTCTCGTTATGAGGATAAGACATTCGAAAATCTATTACAACAATCGCTCGATGAAATACCTGATGATATCGATAAAAGACCCGTAAGCAGTATTGTTTACGATGCAATAGCTCCATTTTCGATGCGGCTAGAAGAAGCATATGTAGAACTCGACAATATGACAGATCTCCTTTTTCCTGATACAGCGACAGGTGAATACCTGGATAAGATTGTAGCGGAAGAAGGTGTAACGCGAAAGCTTGCGACACAAACGATACGGCATGTGCAATTGACGGGGACGGGGGTAGTCAGAGCAGGTGGCCTGCTCACGATTGACGATCGCTTTTTTGAGTTTGTAGAAGACGCTTCGGTTCCTTGCATTACCGCTATTAGAGCATTGGAATATGGAGCCATAATACCGGATGAAACAAAGCCTGTTATCGTAGTTGATACAGTTGATGGCCTTCAAACAATTACGCTTGTTTCACATGCAGAAAATAGGGACGGAGTAGATACAGAGGATGACGAATCACTTCGGGCACGTTACTTCATTGAGACGAAGAAGAGTCCCGGATCCGGTAATGTGGACGACTATGAAAAGTGGACACTAGAAGTAACGGGTGTAGGCAGGGTAATTGTCTTGCCTTTGTGGAATGGACGCGGAACTGTAAAACTCGTCATACTTGATAGTAATGGAAATCCAGCTAGCGAAAAACTATGCGAAGATGTGAAGCAATATATCGATCCGATAGACGGAGAGGGGCAAGGTAAAGCGCCAATCGGAGCAACGGTCACGGTTGTACCCGCGATTGCTGTAAATGTCGATGTAGAAGCAAATATAGAACTTGATGGGACACGTAACATTACCGACATTACACAGGATGTTACTAATGAATTAAAGACGTACTTTAGTGAATTAAAACTCGTTTCGGGTGGAGAAATCACATATAACAGGGTGGGGAGCATTATTATCGAAACCGATGGTGTGCATAACTACCGTAATTTGACGTTGAATGGCGATACGTCGGATATTCCGCTAAGCAAAGAACAAGTGCACACGTTAGGGACGGTGACGCTTAATGCAGTATAA
- a CDS encoding putative phage tail protein encodes MQYNYNEMKPMLSDYYENSPEMQAILEVQGRRLDELFADIRDVYAQRRIETATWTIDRHERIWDVTPHANDTLDDRRARVKAKILLYAPMTIRKMRDIINTFVPSKNAKVYNIPNEYAFEAQIPSDELHLLREIVAAVEKAKPAHLEFLLAPSTNETIEIQERVAVNIRRYHKVHEFRVGMKPMKYQSEEVL; translated from the coding sequence ATGCAGTATAACTACAACGAGATGAAACCTATGTTGTCGGATTACTATGAGAACAGTCCAGAGATGCAGGCCATTCTAGAAGTGCAAGGCAGGCGATTAGACGAATTATTTGCTGATATACGTGATGTATATGCACAGCGTAGGATTGAGACTGCAACATGGACAATTGACCGACATGAGCGTATCTGGGACGTTACACCGCATGCTAATGATACGTTAGATGATAGGCGAGCGCGTGTAAAAGCAAAGATACTTTTATACGCACCTATGACTATTAGGAAGATGCGGGATATTATTAACACCTTTGTTCCATCTAAGAACGCTAAAGTATATAACATACCAAATGAATATGCATTTGAAGCACAGATACCGAGCGATGAACTACATCTACTTCGCGAAATTGTAGCAGCCGTAGAGAAGGCAAAACCTGCGCACCTTGAATTCCTTCTTGCTCCTTCGACTAATGAGACGATAGAGATTCAGGAACGTGTAGCAGTCAATATCCGGCGCTACCATAAAGTCCATGAGTTTCGCGTCGGCATGAAACCAATGAAATATCAAAGTGAGGAAGTGTTATAA